The Oryzihumus leptocrescens sequence CCTCAATCCTTCTACAACCGCCCCGTGACGCTCATTTCGGGAGGAGTCGCCGAAAGGATGGTGTACATCACTGGGAAGGGCCAGGCCTATCACTGGGACCCTGATTGCCACCTTCTCCGGATGGGCTGGGCGAAATCTCTGGGTGATGGCGGCGGCGTAACCGGTTTGCGCCCGGTCACTGTTGGACAGGCCATCAACGCGAGCTATCACGCATGTCGTGGCTGTACGGGCAGTGGGTGACAGACGCCAAGGAGATTGCGCCCGCTTTGGCATGAGGCCGGCGTGCTGCTGCGGGCTTACGGCGCTCCACAGCAAGAGGGTGTCCGTTGACATCCTTCGGGTTTGCCTGGGCAATTTGGCTGGCCAGGGGCGCCTTGCATGGTTTGCCGCGTAAGCTCCCCTCGTGTCGCCGCCCCTCGAGATCGAGTCCGAGCTGCTGCGGCGTGAGGTCATCGCTCAGGCCTTGCTGATGCGCGCCGAAGAGCTTGGCGGCTACGTTCCCCTGGACGAGCTGTCCGACTTCCCCCTTCCCGACGGAACTCGGCTACGGCTGGTGGATCCAGGCGGTGGCGGTATCTGGAATCCCAAGACCTTCGTGGCGACGCTGTCGATCACGACCTCCCCCGATGGCCCGTACCCCGACCGTGAGATCGATGGGGGCCTGCTCCAGTACAGCTACCAAAAGGGGCCCGAGGGTGGGAAGAACGTCAAGCTGCGCCTCGCCCGCGAGCTGAACCTCCCGCTCATCCGGCTCAACAAGATCGCTAAGGGCGCCTACGCTCCGATCTATCCCGTCTACGTGGTGGGCGACAACCCCATCACCCGCGAGTTCACGCTGACCGTCGACGAGGCGCTGCGCTCCATTCCCTCCGGGCGCGAGCTCTCGCCCATCGAGAAGGCATACGCCGCGCGAATGGTGCGGCAACGGGTGCATCAGCCCGCGTTCCGGGCTCGAGTCATGTTGGCCTACGAGGGAGCATGTTGCGTCTGCGAGCTCAAGCACGCGGTGCTGCTCGACGCCGCTCACATCATCGAAGACGGCCGACCGGGCGGAGACCCCCTCGTGTCGAACGGGCTCAGCCTGTGCAAGATCCACCACGCTGCCTACGACCGAAGACTCCTAGGAATCACGCCGAGCTACGTCGTCCAAATCAACGGCCCGCTGCTCGATGAGGTCGATGGCCCGATGCTCCGCCACGGGCTGCAGGAGATGCACGGACGGGAGATCAGAACTCCGCGCCGGAAGGCGGAACGACCCGACCCGGATCGTCTGCAGCAACGCTTCGAGTGGTTCCTCGCGGGGTAGAAGCGCAGGGCGGCGGTTGCACGGCTTGCTCCCTCGCGGCGGTGGCCGCAAGAGGTCATGCTCACTCGATGAGCAGCAGGCGCGACGGACGGACTGGCCAGTTCGCCCCCGCTGTTCGAGGCAGCCGCCTGGATCTGCGAAGGCCGCGCGAGTTGAGGAGCGAGTGCTTCACTCAGCCCGGAGTGCCGCGAGCGCAGTGTCGGAAGACGGCATTTTCGATCCGGCACCTTCCCTCGCCGACTGTCGTCGTTGAGCTGGGAAGATTGGTTCCTGACTCTGCAACCATGCGAACCGGGCCGCCACCAGGCGCTCTCCCGACCAGGTCGGCGGCAGCGCTTTCTCTTGATCGGTTTGGACAGAACCGCCCAAATTGTCGCGCCCGGGTCTAAGTTCCGAACATGACTGCGACAACGCTCGCCGGCGGCGCCCTCGAACCGCGGCTGGTCGGCAAGATCGGGGGCAAGTTCTACGTGCCCAGCTATCAGCGCGGTTATCGCTGGGGCGAGCACGAGGTGAAGTGCCTGCTCGACGATATCGCCGCGAGCGATGGCCAGCCCTACTACCTGCAGCCAGTCGTGGTGAAGAAGATCGACGACGGACGTTGGGAGCTCGTCGACGGCCAGCAGCGGCTGACGACGTTGTACCTGATCCTGGGCTACATCCGGAAGCACCTTCCGGCCGCCAGACGCGAATACACACTGGAGTACCAGACCCGTGCGGGCAGCGCGGCGTACTTGGAGGACCCGGTCGAACAGCTGCGCGGGCAGAACATCGACTTCTTCCACATCTACGAGGCAGCAGAGCTGATCCGGACCTGGTTCGAGAGCCAGGACGACCCGGCCATGGCAGCGGTGAACTTCTACAAGGCCCTGTCCGAGAAGGTCCATGTGATCTGGTACGAGGCGCCCGACGACGTGGACGCCCGCACCCTATTCGTCCGGCTCAACGTCGGCCGTATTCCACTGACCGACGCCGAGCTGGTCAAGGCGCTGCTACTCTCCCGCGCCCGGCGGCCAGAGGAGGTTGCGGCGCAGTGGGACAGCATCGAACGCGACCTACGGGTGCCGGAGGTCTGGTCGTTCGTAACCGGACGAACTGGCGAAGAGCCGACACACATCAGCTTGCTGCTGGACACCCTCGCCGGCGGCCCACGGGGCCGGGAACGCCCGCTGTTCTACACCTTCGACCGAATCCGAGAACTCATCGAGCAGACTTCGCCCGAGGACGTCTGGGAGTCCGTGGTCGACCTGCACTCGCTGGTCCAGGGCTGGTATGACGACCGAGGCCTGTTCCACTGGATCGGCTACCTGGTAGCCACCGGGTCGCGCTTCGAGGACCTCGTGGTGCAGGCCGACGGCAAGGCCAAAGACGTCTTCAACGTAGAGCTGCGCGCGATGATTACCGACCGGCTCGGCCTGACCGAAACCGCGCTGCGCGACCTCACCTACGAGCAGCACTACCGACAGGCCTCCCGCGCTCTGCTGCTGATGAACGTCGAGACGGTGCGCAGCTGGGAGCACTCCCATGAGCGGTACTCCTTCCGCGCTCACGCGGCCGGGTCCTGGTCGCTGGAGCACATCGACGCTCAGTCTGCGGAAACGCTCAACAAGGCCGAGCAGTGGTCGACCTGGCTTCAGTTGCATAAGGCCGCCCTGGTCGCCCTACCCGACCTCGACCCGGAGCAGCGGGCCGCGCTGTTGTCGCGGATCGACCATGCTGCGACCGAACTGACCGCGCACGCGTTCCACGCCGCCGAGGAGGAGGTGATCTCGTTCTTCAAGCGGGCCACTGGCGCGGACGGCGACGAGGTGCACTCGGTCTCCAACCTGGCGTTGCTCGGCCGCGAGGCAAACAGCGCGCTGAGCAACTCGGTGTTCGCCGCCAAGCGGACCGCGATACTGCAGCTTGACCGCACGGGTCACTACATCCCCGCGTGTACCCGCAATGTCTTCCTCAAGTACTACACGGCCTCCGACGCTCAGCAGATCCACTTCTGGGGCCCGCAGGACCGTGCGTCGTACCTCGAAGCGATGGTGCACGTCCTGGCCGACTACCTCACCCCGGAGGGGGCCCAGCATGAGTAGCGTCGTGACGTCGTTCACCGGGATGTTCGAGGCCCAGGGCAACCACGCACCCAAGCTAACCGACATCGAGATCCCGCTGATCCAGCGCGACTACGCCCAAGGGCGGGAGGACGCCAAGGTCACCGACATCCGCAGCAACTTCTTGGATGCCCTGCATTCCGCGGTCACCGGCGGCGAACCGATCGGGCTCGACTTCGTCTACGGCGAGATCGACGGCGGCACGCTTCGTCCGCTCGACGGCCAGCAGCGACTGACCACCCTGTTCCTGCTGCACTGGTATTTGGCGTTCCGCAGCGGGCGACTGGGCGAGAACCACGCATGGAAGTCGTTCTCCTATGCGACCCGCCCGAGTGCGCGCACCTTCGGCAAGCGCCTGGCTAATTGGACGGCCGAAGCCGGCACCGGGCTGCTCTCGGACCGAGTCCGCAACCAGCCTTGGTACCAGCACGGCTGGCGCCACGACCCGACTATCCAGTCGATGCTCGTGGTCCTCGATGCCATCGACGAACGCTTTCGCGAGGAGGACGTTGACGCAGTCTGGGCACGGCTCACCGACGCCGAACAGCCGGCGATATCGTTCCACCTGCTACCGATCTCGGACATGGGTTCTGGCGAGGACCTCTACATCAAGATGAACTCGCGCGGGAAGCCGCTCACCGACTTCGAGAACTTCAAAGCCGGGTTCGAGAAGACCGTGGCATGGTCGACGCGCGCCGCTGACCTCGCCCTGCGGATCGACACCGTCTGGTCCGACGTGCTCTGGCCGTACCGGGGGGACAACGACATCGTCGACGACGAGTTCGAGAACTACATCACCTTCGTCACCCAGCTGTGCGAGTGGCGCGACGGTGACTTCGAGAGTGACGGCCGTCGGCTCATCGACCGGGCCGCGGTCATCTTCGGTCACGACCACCCCCAGGCCGCAGCCAATCTGGACTTCCTCTTCGACGCGTTCGACACCTGGCGTTCGGTCGACATCGCGGCCGTGATGGACGACTTGTTCAGCGTCGTCGCCACTCCCGGCGAGACCGAGCGGGTGATCATCTTCGGCACCGACGTGAACCCGAACCTGTTCGATGCCTGCTGCCACGACTACGGGACCACACGGTTCGGCTATCCGCGAATGCTGCTGCTCTACGCGGTCCTGTTGCACAGGATCCACCAGACCGAGGACTTCCCGCGCCGGCTCCGCTTGCTCCGCAACTTGATCGAGGCCTCGGAGAACGAACTGCGTGCCGAGCGGATGCCCGACCTGGTCGAGGACGTCCGCCGGGTTGTCGTCGACGGCGCCTTGGAGAAGGTTGAGCGATTCAACATCAATCAGGTCGAGGACGAGAAGCGCAAGGCCGCGTTCCTCACAGCCTCCCCCGACCTGACCGACGTCGTCTTCCGACTTGAGGACCACCCCGTCCTGCGAGGGGCGTTGGCCTCGTTCGAGCTGGACCCGGACCGACTGGTGGCTCGGGTGAACGCGTTCTGGGCGTTCTTCTCTGACGACGCCGTTCTGCCCGCGCTCACCGGCGCGATGCTCACCTGCGGGGATTACTCCCGGCCGCGCAGCCCGAACGTGTTCCAGTTCGGCTCCCCGGAGCGCACAAGTTGGTGGCGCGAGCTGTTCACCGCGACGTCCTACGCCAATCTCGATCGGACTCGCGCAGTGCTCGGCGCCTTCCTCGACCAGGTCGCCGCGTCGACGTGCCCCGTTGCAGAGACGCTCGCGGACATGCGCTCGGACTGGCTAGTCGAGCATGAGGCCGGTCCCTACGACTGGCGGTACTACCTCATTCGGTACGACACGATGCGAACCGGGACCTCAGGCATCTATGCGGTCCCCGACCAACGCATGGGCTACTCGGTCTGTATGCTGCGCGCGAAGCAGATGAACAGCCTGTACCGCGACCCGTACCTCGTCGCCGCCCTGCGCGAAGCCGATGTTAGGGACGCGGTCCAGGACGGAACCGACGGCCCGCGGTTCACCGGCTACGCCACCGCTGAGCGCTGGCTCCGCCTCAACGCCAGCAACACCGGCCTGCGGTGTGTTGAGGACGGCTGGCTGTTGGACCCGCCCACCGGCAAGGATCGCGATGTGTTCGACCAGGTGCGCTTCGGCATGGACGGCTTGACCCTGACCGAGAACGGCTACCTGTTCGCCGTTCCGCAGACCGAGGTCGACGGGCGTGCAGTCGACACAGTGGACCGGGTGGAAATGGCGGCCGGGCTTCTCCAAGCCTTAGTCGCGGCCGGCCTATGACACGACCAGAAGTGTGACCGGGAGCGGTACCGAGGCCCGCACCGCCGCCGACCTGTCACCTCGCGCGTTCGATCGTCAGGACTTCCGTCGACAGACGCACAGTGAGGATTCCGTCGCCCCTCAGATCCAGGACAAGAATCATTGGCGCGCCGAGCTGACACTGGTGGACGGTGACGAGCGGGATGGGCGTGTCGTCCAACCTCAAAGCCGCGACCCGCGCATCATGCGCTCCCCCGCGTTGCTCGTTAGCCGGATGCCGACAGATCCAAGCGGCGTCGAGGTCGATGTCATACACCGCGGTTTCAGTCCTGACGCGCCACCGCCCCGCAGTCCCGATCCGCGCGAACATCCACCTTCCCGCGTTCTCGCCTCGGTCCCTGGCGTGATCAGTCACGATTCCACGTCAGCAGATGCTCCACTGCATTGGCTTAGGTCTGGCCAGCTGTCCAACGAAGGGCCGTTTGGCTGGACGGGGAGACCCGGGCCGGACATGGTCTCCTTCTCCGGGCGCCTGTGCCGTAGGTCGCAGCTGCGCCTCCCTACTCGGGGTTGGCGGCAATCTCGGCGAAGCGACACAGCGCGTTGACCCGGCGCAGCTGCTCTGGTGTGCTGACCGAGGCATTCAAGAGTGCCGGGCTGCAGACGATGACTGCCAGGGCTTGAGCGCGGCTGACGGCGACGTTGAGGCGGTGCAGGTCGTAGAGGAACTCCACGCCCCGCGGGGCGTCTTCGGCGCTGGAGCTGGTCATCGAATACAGGACCACCGGCGCTTCCTGACCCTGGAACTTGTCCACGGTCCCCACGCGCGCCTGCGGCAGCCGTCGGCGGATCTCCCCGACCTGGGTGTTGAAGGGGGCCACGACGAGGATGTGCTCTGGCCCCAGGCGATGAGTCACGCCGTCGGCGTCCGTGAAGCACTGCCCGATCAGGGACAGCCAGACCCGCTCGACCTCGTGGGCTTCTTCGACGGACCGTGCGGCATTGCCCTGGTGCGACACACTGAGCAGCCGCAGCCCACTGCCGTGCACAGCTCCCCCGGGTAGGACCATCTGGCGTTCCCGGCCGGGCGCGGACTGCAGACGCCCCTCGTACGCGAGGTCGGAGATGAACGCGGTGATGCCCGGGTGCATGCGATACGAAACGTCGAGGAAGATGCCGCGATCTTCTGGAACGGTGTCGTGGCCGTCGAGCAGGTGCGCCAGGACGGATTCGCCGGCACCGTCGGGGTGTTGGGCCTGGGTGGGTTGCGCGAGCTGCTGGGGATCGCCCAGCAGCACCATGGCCTGTGCGCCGCGTGCGGCCGCCACCGCGTTGGCCAAGGAGAACTGGCCGGCTTCGTCGACGACGAGGACGTCGACGGCGGCCTGCATGTCCGGGTCCGCCCAGAGCCAGGCGCTTCCGCCCACCAGCGCGGCCTGGCCCGCGCTCAGGGCGGCGACGACCTGCTGGTTGCTGGTGGCTTGGTTGACTCCGTCGCCGGCGCAGAAGTCGTCCTCGGCGTTGCAGCGTTGCAGGGCGGGGCGACCGACGGCGCGCAGGAGGTGGCCGATGACCGCGTGGGAGGTGGCGGTGATGCCGACCCGTTTGCCGTCGTCGAGCAGCGCCCGGATCAGCTCGGCCCCTGCCGTGCTTTTGCCGCTGCCTGGTGGCCCCTGGACGGCCAGGACCCCGGAGCGCAGCCCTCGCCCGACCCGGAGCACGGCCTGCTGTGCCGACTCACCCTCTCGGCGGGCGGTGCCGACGGGGACCTGCCGGCGGAGCACCGCCAGGCCCAGCCCGCCTTGACCTCGCAAGGTCTCTTGGCCGGTGGCGAAGATCGCGTCGCGCAGCGGGCCGGTGTTGATGGGCCCGGGCGGGCCGAACCCACGGGAGGCCTTGGGTTCGGCCTGGAGCTTGAGCACGATGTGTCCTGCGGCCGGGTCCAGCTCGACGACGGTGCCGGCGCGTTGGTGGTCCTTGGCGTCCAACGCGTCCTTGCCGACCTGCACCCTCGTGTCTTGGGGCGGGAAGGTGTAGCGCCACAACCGGCTGCGTTTCTCCTGCCCGACCAGCTCCGGCGGGGAAAGCGGCCCAAGGGCGGACCCGTCGTCTTCCAGCTCGTCCTCGAGGAGGTCTTCGAGGCGGTACACCTCCCACCAGGCGGGACGGGCCTCTCTGCGGTGCCACTGCACAAGGTCCGCGAGCAGCGTCTCCCCTGCGGCGCGCAAACGGTCGGCGAGGTCGATCTCGGCGAGCTCCAGGTCGCTGAGCGGCTTGTCCGGGTCGGGCGGGACCTCGTGAGGTCGCGGCTGCGGCCCGTGCGTGCCTTCGAGCTCGGTTCGTCGCTGCTCCAGCCAGTCGTGCAGAGCCAGGGTGGAGGCGACGTCGTCGCGGTTGTACGCCTCGATCGCCTGCAGCACCTCCTCACCACCCTCGACCAGCCACCGTTCGTAGGCGATCACGCTGGCCAGGGCGTCGGCGACGTCCTCATTCTTGCTCCGCTCGGCCGACCAGTAGAACGCCTCCAGTTTCTTGATGGAATAGGAGCCCTTGCTGATCCGCATCCCCTGGCGCACCACCGCATACAGGTCGACGAACCGTTCCCCACGTAACAGCTGGTCCAGCTCGGCTTCCCGCACGCCATGCCGGGCGGTGAGCCGTTTCAACGCCGTCGTCTCATACGGCGCGTAGTGATAGACGTGCATCCCGGGATGGTCGCGCCAGGTCTGCAGCAGCCGATCCACCAGGGCCTCGGTCAGCTGGCGTTCCTGCGCGGCATCATGGGCCCACAACGGCGTGAACCGGCCATGCCGGTCCCCCAGCCCGGCCAGGTACTCCCGACCCTGGCCGCCGTCGGCGTAAGGGTCCCCTTCGAAATCGAGGTACAGGTCGCCGTCGTCGGGGTCGGGCAGGCGCAGCAGCCCCGTCCTCGGTTCGGGCGGCAGCAGCTGGTAGAAGGGCTGCCCGGTGGTGCGCTCAACCATCTGCGCGGCGGCCTGCTGGACCAGTCGTTCGCGGCTGGCCCGACCGATCGTTCTGGGGAGCTCGTCAGCACTCAAGGCGGCCAGCTGTTCCAGCGTGGTGATGCCGGCGTGACGCAGCGCCTCGCGGTGGTCGTTGCGCATGAAGGCGACCAGGGTCAGGTCGTCGGTGCGCCGCCAGTGCGCGGCGCACCGCGCCAGCCAGCGGCACTGGCCGCAGTGCCCCACCTTGACCGGTTCGGTGTCCGTGGGTTGCTCCAGGAACTGACGCAGCCGGGCGCGTGCCCGGCGCGCGTAGGCCGCGACGTCCACGAGCCGCCACGGCCGGGACTGCCCGTCGCCGGTGACAACGTACAGATGCTCGGGGACCGTCCCTTGGAGGGCTTGGAGTCGGTTGGCGTAGACCGCCATCTGCAGGAGGGCCGGCACCTTCAGGCGACGGGCGAGCTTGGTGTCCGCGACCTCGTACGACCAGTCACCCAGCGACGAGGGTCGGTCGACCTTGAGCAGAAAGTCGGCCTGCCCACCCCACAGGCCGTCAAAGAAGGTGCCCTGGTAGACAACGTCCACGCCGCTGCGCATGGCGTCCACCGTCCGCCGTTCGGCTTCGCGCCGCCCTGGGCCGTCGAAGGCGGTGGGAATCTCCACCACTGATCGACCTTCGGCCCTCAAGGCAGCCAGGTAGTCCCGCTCGTGCGCAATGCCGAGCGCGAAGATCAGGTCCAGCTCTTCGGACTCGACGGCGGGTTTGCGAAGCAGACCCTCGGCCACGGCCCGATCCAGCGT is a genomic window containing:
- a CDS encoding HNH endonuclease gives rise to the protein MSPPLEIESELLRREVIAQALLMRAEELGGYVPLDELSDFPLPDGTRLRLVDPGGGGIWNPKTFVATLSITTSPDGPYPDREIDGGLLQYSYQKGPEGGKNVKLRLARELNLPLIRLNKIAKGAYAPIYPVYVVGDNPITREFTLTVDEALRSIPSGRELSPIEKAYAARMVRQRVHQPAFRARVMLAYEGACCVCELKHAVLLDAAHIIEDGRPGGDPLVSNGLSLCKIHHAAYDRRLLGITPSYVVQINGPLLDEVDGPMLRHGLQEMHGREIRTPRRKAERPDPDRLQQRFEWFLAG
- a CDS encoding DUF262 domain-containing protein, which produces MTATTLAGGALEPRLVGKIGGKFYVPSYQRGYRWGEHEVKCLLDDIAASDGQPYYLQPVVVKKIDDGRWELVDGQQRLTTLYLILGYIRKHLPAARREYTLEYQTRAGSAAYLEDPVEQLRGQNIDFFHIYEAAELIRTWFESQDDPAMAAVNFYKALSEKVHVIWYEAPDDVDARTLFVRLNVGRIPLTDAELVKALLLSRARRPEEVAAQWDSIERDLRVPEVWSFVTGRTGEEPTHISLLLDTLAGGPRGRERPLFYTFDRIRELIEQTSPEDVWESVVDLHSLVQGWYDDRGLFHWIGYLVATGSRFEDLVVQADGKAKDVFNVELRAMITDRLGLTETALRDLTYEQHYRQASRALLLMNVETVRSWEHSHERYSFRAHAAGSWSLEHIDAQSAETLNKAEQWSTWLQLHKAALVALPDLDPEQRAALLSRIDHAATELTAHAFHAAEEEVISFFKRATGADGDEVHSVSNLALLGREANSALSNSVFAAKRTAILQLDRTGHYIPACTRNVFLKYYTASDAQQIHFWGPQDRASYLEAMVHVLADYLTPEGAQHE
- a CDS encoding DUF262 domain-containing protein, with the translated sequence MSSVVTSFTGMFEAQGNHAPKLTDIEIPLIQRDYAQGREDAKVTDIRSNFLDALHSAVTGGEPIGLDFVYGEIDGGTLRPLDGQQRLTTLFLLHWYLAFRSGRLGENHAWKSFSYATRPSARTFGKRLANWTAEAGTGLLSDRVRNQPWYQHGWRHDPTIQSMLVVLDAIDERFREEDVDAVWARLTDAEQPAISFHLLPISDMGSGEDLYIKMNSRGKPLTDFENFKAGFEKTVAWSTRAADLALRIDTVWSDVLWPYRGDNDIVDDEFENYITFVTQLCEWRDGDFESDGRRLIDRAAVIFGHDHPQAAANLDFLFDAFDTWRSVDIAAVMDDLFSVVATPGETERVIIFGTDVNPNLFDACCHDYGTTRFGYPRMLLLYAVLLHRIHQTEDFPRRLRLLRNLIEASENELRAERMPDLVEDVRRVVVDGALEKVERFNINQVEDEKRKAAFLTASPDLTDVVFRLEDHPVLRGALASFELDPDRLVARVNAFWAFFSDDAVLPALTGAMLTCGDYSRPRSPNVFQFGSPERTSWWRELFTATSYANLDRTRAVLGAFLDQVAASTCPVAETLADMRSDWLVEHEAGPYDWRYYLIRYDTMRTGTSGIYAVPDQRMGYSVCMLRAKQMNSLYRDPYLVAALREADVRDAVQDGTDGPRFTGYATAERWLRLNASNTGLRCVEDGWLLDPPTGKDRDVFDQVRFGMDGLTLTENGYLFAVPQTEVDGRAVDTVDRVEMAAGLLQALVAAGL
- a CDS encoding TM0106 family RecB-like putative nuclease, with amino-acid sequence MQRIDEHLVLSPTDLTKHLACPHITTLDRAVAEGLLRKPAVESEELDLIFALGIAHERDYLAALRAEGRSVVEIPTAFDGPGRREAERRTVDAMRSGVDVVYQGTFFDGLWGGQADFLLKVDRPSSLGDWSYEVADTKLARRLKVPALLQMAVYANRLQALQGTVPEHLYVVTGDGQSRPWRLVDVAAYARRARARLRQFLEQPTDTEPVKVGHCGQCRWLARCAAHWRRTDDLTLVAFMRNDHREALRHAGITTLEQLAALSADELPRTIGRASRERLVQQAAAQMVERTTGQPFYQLLPPEPRTGLLRLPDPDDGDLYLDFEGDPYADGGQGREYLAGLGDRHGRFTPLWAHDAAQERQLTEALVDRLLQTWRDHPGMHVYHYAPYETTALKRLTARHGVREAELDQLLRGERFVDLYAVVRQGMRISKGSYSIKKLEAFYWSAERSKNEDVADALASVIAYERWLVEGGEEVLQAIEAYNRDDVASTLALHDWLEQRRTELEGTHGPQPRPHEVPPDPDKPLSDLELAEIDLADRLRAAGETLLADLVQWHRREARPAWWEVYRLEDLLEDELEDDGSALGPLSPPELVGQEKRSRLWRYTFPPQDTRVQVGKDALDAKDHQRAGTVVELDPAAGHIVLKLQAEPKASRGFGPPGPINTGPLRDAIFATGQETLRGQGGLGLAVLRRQVPVGTARREGESAQQAVLRVGRGLRSGVLAVQGPPGSGKSTAGAELIRALLDDGKRVGITATSHAVIGHLLRAVGRPALQRCNAEDDFCAGDGVNQATSNQQVVAALSAGQAALVGGSAWLWADPDMQAAVDVLVVDEAGQFSLANAVAAARGAQAMVLLGDPQQLAQPTQAQHPDGAGESVLAHLLDGHDTVPEDRGIFLDVSYRMHPGITAFISDLAYEGRLQSAPGRERQMVLPGGAVHGSGLRLLSVSHQGNAARSVEEAHEVERVWLSLIGQCFTDADGVTHRLGPEHILVVAPFNTQVGEIRRRLPQARVGTVDKFQGQEAPVVLYSMTSSSAEDAPRGVEFLYDLHRLNVAVSRAQALAVIVCSPALLNASVSTPEQLRRVNALCRFAEIAANPE